The Musa acuminata AAA Group cultivar baxijiao chromosome BXJ2-2, Cavendish_Baxijiao_AAA, whole genome shotgun sequence genome contains the following window.
CCGTATGTGAGGTGGATCTGAAATGAATACCGTATGGTATTTCCATTCCGTATGTCTTGTTTCCATTTTCCATTGATCCCAAAAAATGAAGCTTCGTATCTAATTATTGTAGGAGACGGGAAAGAGACAACGAGGGTTgggttacggacatgtaggaaggTGCGTCGTGTGACCCTCGACCTCGAATGAAGTTGTCCTCATCGGAGGCCAAAAGGTTATCTTCATGTGGTTGGTGACCTAACATTTACGTTCCGCTCGGTGGCTCAGTCCGGGTTACCGGGTGGGTGGGGGCGCGGGTCGACCGCCGTGCGCTCGACCACGCCGTGGATTCCACGTGACGACATGACATGACCTATCGGCCGGAATCGACCACCTGGTAAGACTGAACGGTCGAGATGCGTGCACGTCCAACGTCGTCATCCTGACGCGAGACTGACATCAGACGGCCATCGACGTAGAGTGGGTGAGCGAGGACATGGGGGTGGGGTCCGCAGTCGGTATCGGGGCCACGAACCTTACGCGATATAGATCACGTATGTATCAGATGGAAGATGGACCGTAAGTCACACGTCATTCTTCTCTTGGCTTTGGACCCACATAATCGTAGATTCTTTCCGTTCATCGATCAATCTCTCTTATGTCAGTAATAATTTTAACTACTATTTAACTGGATCGATTTGGATGGTGTGAAAAGATAATTAGATTCAATTGTGACCACAGCTGCGGTACGAATGACGATCCAAAAAAACGCTTCATGGTTTCATGGGCTCAATTGTATCTCATTCCGTCCACATCTTTTCTTACTCCAAATGAGTCGGTCCTCGCACTCGTGCTGGGTCTTAGGTACAAGACTGACAATACAACATGGCAGGGGTGTCAACGTGTCGATCCACGACCCATTCGTCAACGTGGCGAGAGCTCGATGAATCTGgaagaagaaaatatattatttgttcACATTGGTTGGTTCGAATTGATTGCGAGAAACGTCAAGTTTGATGGCTCGAGAAAGTGAGTGGGTCCTGCAACATATAATTCAACACCGCTAGACTTGTTTGGGTTCACTACAGTCAAAAGCCAACCGCTTCGCTTTCTTCCAACCAACCCTTAGTGCGACGCGCCAAAAGAACAGAAGCCACAGGAGGAAGACGACACGAGTCCATAAAGCCAGTCCGATACCGACGGGCAGCTCTACGATTTGTGTTCACCGTTAATCCGCTGATGATGATCCCACCTCACCCTCCCTCCCCTTTGAATTCAGCTTTAATCTATGGACGATATGTGATGTGGTAGGTGAAGCTCTTTGTTTATCGTTGGCTTTTTCTCTGGTGGCGAGCGCATGTCATCTTTCATCTTTGTTTCCGGTCAACTACACCAACCATGATCTCGGACTCgcgaccttctctctctctctctctctctctctctctctctctctctctttctgtggTGGGGATGCGGTAATTGGGTTGCAATCTGGCCGAATTAGACCCGGCCCAATTAAACTGAGCCCAAGTTGCGATTTCGGACGAATCCATCACGCGTGCCAATGAAGAGTGTTTTGTTGGTAAAGACAGGAACAAGAGAAATGAGAGAGTGATTCTTCGGATGGTCAAATCTGAATTCGAGTCAATGACCGTCCGTGCATGGCTTAACCCGAGATGGAGAAAGGTGACACGCACGACACAGCGGACTTATATCCCTGAGACATGCGCAACACTACGGAATGAGTCGTGTAGAGAATTGCGATCACGTAGCTGACCAGAAAGCCAGATGGCCTTATTTGTTCGAGTATTTGCGATAACATTCTCCGCAATCCGAGCAATTTCTCGAGTCCAATAGACGTGTCGATCGACATATCAGTGGCCTcggattttctctctctctctctctctctctctctctctctctctctctctctctctctccttccttctTCCCAAGGACCTCCCGTTTCTTCTTGTACAGTTGAGATATGCCTCCTAGAGGCTACGCTCTGGTGTTCTTCTTCTGGGCTCTGCTCGCCATCATCACCCCAACTCTTGTTGTATGGTCAGCATCAGCAAAACAAAGTTATGATCCCATAGGTACGAGGCATTTTTCTTGAAGATTTGTTCACAttggaatgagtttttttttttctgatttggcTGCATTAAAACAAACTGTAGTTTCCATCTTTTACGTGGCAGGAGTAGTAAGAACGTCGAAACCTTTTAACTGTATGATTTCACTTCGTAGAGAAACTAATTTCTCCTCCATTTCATCTGATATCAGAGGCGTCATATGATGTGAAGGTGAGCAGGAGAACGATGGGCATTACAGAGACTGGCCAGTCGAAGAACACCACAGCGAGGACAACGGTACGAGCTCCAAGACTAGCGCCAGCTCCAGCTCCAGCTCCAGCTCCTTTGACAGGGAATGACACAAGCAGCTGACGGACATCAGTTATCTGATCGTGTTTTCGAGGAATCAATAAAGAGAATGGATGCCAATGAAGTGAAACCGGTGGATGAAGCACTCATATCTTTTCTGCATTTGGGGTTGCATGACGGCTGATTGATCTGCTAATTAACACGATGATGGACTTCTACATTACCTTCGAACTATGTGTTCTGTTTTCTTCCCCGCAATAATTGTCGGTGATGCTTTGTGTAGCACTTGTTGTGCTTATCCCAGGGACGAATTTGCGTCGGTACACTGCTAAACACCACAAGTGGAATCAATCCCGTGAATTTAATCTCAGAAATGGTTTTCGTTTGTCAATCGTGAACTGTTCATTTGTGTTCCTAAGGGAGATTTATGATCGAGTGAGAATAACTCAATATCTTAATTTTACCGTGTATAATTATCGAATCACAGTATCAACTACTGTACGCGGGAGTAAATTGGACGACCATATACGATCCTTCGCTTTCTGGCCAATTTAATGATAGATAATTCGAGAGCATTCTATGGTGCGCAGCGAGGAGCAGAAATTGAAGCCACGAGCAGCTAAACGGAACAAAGCGCCTTATTAATTTAGTATTCTGGGAAGGAGGACAACAAAATTATTTAGCGGCGATGGCGCTCGAACAAGAAAGAGGAAGAACAGCGGGCAACATACGGCCATTACAGCACGGGGCACAAGAAAAGCATCAACCACACCACACACTCATCGAACCCTCCAAGCCAAGCTGCCTACGTTGTTGACCGGCTGGTAGCCACCGACGACGACGTGCTCTCACAGGAAACGGTTCAGGAATTCGTCAACGGTGGTGTACTTGACGTCAGGGAACAGCGCCGTGGCCTCCACGCCGAAAGATGGCTCGATCTCGAAGTTGGTGTGGTCACCCTTCACAAAGGCGGAGTGGCAAATAGAGAGCATGACGTTGAGAGGGATTGGCGCCTCTGAAAGAGAGAAGCAATTGGGTTAGCAGACGGGCTTACAGGTCATGGAAGTATTACGCACAGAAAGGAAGTTCCTAAGCACCTTGGATCTGCTTCAGGACTTCTTCCTCCGGGACGTAGACCCTCTCGAAGGTCTTGCCGACCTTCTTCTCCCAGAGGGAAATGAGCTCGTTATGAGACAAGATGTTGGCGGAAGGTCTCAGATATAGAACCTTGTTCAGGGTTCTCGGATCATCCACTGCTTTAATTGTGTATGTCCCGATGTCGTCTTCATTGAGAAAGATCGCTGTTGTAGGAGGAAAAAAAACGCCATTAAATAAGAGATGGCCATATATTTTACATCTTTCAAAAGAAGACGAAGAGGAATTCACGCCATACCTTTTGTGTTCCCGTCACCTAAGATGACAACCTTGTCCGTGGGAGGACCAGTGGCTCCTGCCTGTCCTAATACCGGGAGGAAATACCCACCGAAGAAGTTGGAAGATACAAAGGTGTAAGGGATACCCGATGCCTCAACAGCCCTTCTGATTTGTTGCTTGACGACAAAGGTCGACTTTGCTGGCTCCACAGCATGGCTTCGGTCTACGTCGTTGCCAAACTCCGATGGAAGGTACCTCTGCGAACTCACCCATGATGCAAACATTCAGCTTGAAACTTTTAGGAGGAGGAAGCCACATTTTGATGTGCATTCCGTAGTTCAAATCAACATCTTTGATATTTAATATGGAATGTTTGGTATCTACCGCAACAATGGTAATAATTCCTACCCAATTCATTGTGATGTTGCTCTGGTTTATTCCATTAGCTGATAGTGTTCAACAATACGGCAATAAATTTTCTACCTTATAATACATCAAGAAACAAAAGCAGCCCCAAAATTGGACTAAAAGATCATCTTCAATTCAAAAAACATCAAGTAAAAGGCTAACGTCAGTCATCCTAAGAGGATTTATATCATAATCTGTTCAACACTATTTACTCTTAATTCTTGAGGGGTTTAGGAATTCAAGTGTGTGCAAAATCATTCACCCCTTAAGAGGACAGGGAATGACAAAAataattcttctttttattttctttgtttccCCAACAATTTCAGAGTAATAAATTATGGAGATTATGGCACATATCTTTGGATTTAGATCAGATCCTGTTCGGGACAGGGCTTTTCTACCTCCCCTGTCCCCCCCTCCTCCTTGCCAACATCCTTCCCCTTTCCGATTACTACCGATTGCATCGTAGATTAAAATAATTGTAGAGGAGGAAAAAGGGGCACCTTGATGTGTCCTCCGGCTTCTTTGATGGCGTCGATGATCTTGGTCTGATCACTCAGCTGCCCGAAGCCGACGGGGGAGATGACCACATCCACCAGCTTGATCGCCTTAACCAGACTCTCGTGGTTATATATATCCCCCTATCGATCAGACGACAGGACGAAGCTCTCATCAGAAAAAGGGCTCccggagggagaagaagaggagcgcGGTGTGGTGCGGTCGGCATCAACTTTACCTGGACGAGGGTGACGCCGGCGGCCTGGAAGTCGCTCAGGAGCTTGGCCTTCTCGGGTTGGCCGGCGGGGGCGGTGGTGCTCCGGACGAGAGCGAAGGTAGGGTTACCTAACCTGGCGCTCGCAAACACGATGAACTTGCCGATGTACCCGGTGCCCCCGATGATCAGGATTTTGCTCTTCTCGCTCGCCATTCTCTCCTCGGTCAACGATTATCTCCTTCTCACCTAGTTTTCTCGCAGGATCGCGGTGGTGAGGGAGGCCGTGGCGGAGCGACTCCATTTATAGGCCATGATTCATCGGCAAGCTTCGGTGTCCGCAACAATTACGATCCCCGAAATGactgccccttttttttttttttttttgcttcggtTCAAAGGAAAATGGATGGTTGACGTGACTTTCCGTGCAAATCCGGTGGGAGGAACTTGGCCCACGATCGCCTCTACCTTCAGCAAGCGACGCACCGCTGAACTAATCGATCGGTCCAATCCGTAATCCAGTGATTCCGGCCGAACCCGAATCGGGATCGATCCGACCGTGAGTTAGTCCACTTGCTAAATTATATATTCGCAGCATCCCTGTGCAAATTTAAGATCGTTCAAAATCGACGGTGCATGGTCAATTTTGATGGCCCCCAAAAATCAATGCATGATCACGTCCCTTTCTGAGTCTCGCGGTCAAAATTGTGTGCTCGATCAAAGACCAATTTCCCGTTGCATCCTAATTAAATGTAACAAGTAGGAGAAATATAATAATGCGGAGGATAATTGGTACTATGGTTAGGTGGGTGGATCCCAGAGAGTTGATgtattttaattttgattaattatttatattataagcAAGATAAATAAATACGTCGTATATTTAGTCCATCAGCGGCAAAGCTACAACGAAATGAGACCGGAAACAACCATAGATAGACCTCCCCACCCACGTGGCTCATATGTTTCTAGAAACCGGGGGTTGGTGGGTCGCCGCCCGCCAGCGGGCGATGCCGTATCCGAATTGCTGTTTGCTATGTGACCAACAACGCACCTGCGACTGGTGATGGCCGTCATGTTCTTCGTCTTTTGACTGCCTGTGCTATTACGTATTAATCAGTCACTTAAGAAGCCGTCGATCATTATATGCATACGTATACGTTGGATTGCCGTTCATGTATTTATTTTCGATGAGTTGTTGCTCACTCGTCCATCGCTCTGACTCGGTGCCTTTGGTCATCCTCTGACCTGTAGTCGGGTCGTCGGTCCAACCAACCTACCCGGCCGGTCGAAGGACACTACTGCATGTTAAAAAGCTGTTGTCTTGCTTTGGACGTTACCTTCGACAGGACACGATTTGGAACGCTTCGCGGAAGGCCAAAGCGACCACAAAGAAAAATAATGTTTCACCTCTACTTTTTAAAGTGtaatgaaaaaattattattactacaacacgagagagagagagagagagagagagagagagagagtaggtgaTGAGGTGTTTAGTGTAAACAACGTTAAGTCGTGGCATCGGGATTGACATGGCTTGGTTTGagtccggatgatgggggatctccctg
Protein-coding sequences here:
- the LOC135605879 gene encoding phenylcoumaran benzylic ether reductase Pyrc5-like, whose translation is MASEKSKILIIGGTGYIGKFIVFASARLGNPTFALVRSTTAPAGQPEKAKLLSDFQAAGVTLVQGDIYNHESLVKAIKLVDVVISPVGFGQLSDQTKIIDAIKEAGGHIKRYLPSEFGNDVDRSHAVEPAKSTFVVKQQIRRAVEASGIPYTFVSSNFFGGYFLPVLGQAGATGPPTDKVVILGDGNTKAIFLNEDDIGTYTIKAVDDPRTLNKVLYLRPSANILSHNELISLWEKKVGKTFERVYVPEEEVLKQIQEAPIPLNVMLSICHSAFVKGDHTNFEIEPSFGVEATALFPDVKYTTVDEFLNRFL